CAGGTGATGGGAAAACTGAGCTTTGCCGGCGCGGTATATCTTCTCTGGACGGGGAACGTGCCCACGGCCGAGGTGGAAAAGCTTTTGAACGCGATGATGATCGGTTCGATGGACCACGGCGCTTCGCCGCCCTCGGTGCTTGCCGGACGCACGGTGGCTTCGACCGGCGCGCCGCTCAACGCCGCCATCGCCGCCGGCGTGCTTGCCTTCAACAAGTATCACGGCGCGGCGGTGGGCGATTCGATGGCCATGATCCGCGCGGTGGTCGAGCGCCACGAGAAGACGGGGAAATCGCTCGATGAGGTCGCCGGCGAATACCTGGAGGAACTCAAAGCCCGCAACGAGCGCGCCCCCGGCCTCGGCCACCGCTTCCACACGGAAGATCCGCGCACGAAAACACTTTTTGCGCTGGCTCGCCAGTGTCCCATCCAGGAAATTTATATCGAGGCGATGGAAGCGCTCCGGCGGGCGCTCGAAAAGCAAGTGAAGCGGCCTATGCCGATCAACATTGACGGCACCATGGCCGCTTGCCTGTGCGAGATTGGATTTCCGGTTGAGCTGGGCAATCCGCTTTTTATCATCTCGCGCGTCGTTGGCGTCACCATTCAAGCCTGGGAAGAACAGCAGCGGGAAAAGCCTATGCGCCAGATCCACCCCGGGGATTTTGAATACGACGGCCCACCGGAAAGAAACCTGCCGTAGGGTTCGATGTAGCGCCGGTCTCCAGACCGGCACATAGGTTTTGTCCGAGCAGGAAATGCCCGCCTGGAGGCGTGCGCTACGTGTAGCTTGCCAACACGGAACCGCCCTAGAACTTCTCCAGGTCTTTCAACGCATCCAAGCCGTGCTTTTTGAGGTAGGGGATGATCCCGCCTTCTTCGTAGAGCCGGACCATCATGCCGGGAATGCTGCCACTGATCGTTGTTCCTTTGGTTTTATTGCGGATGACCTGGCCTTTGATGTCAAGTTCGAGCTGGTCGTTTTCCTCGATACCGGTTGTATCGGCGATGACCAGCATCAAGCCCAGGTTGATCGAGTTGCGGTAAAAAATCCGGGCAAACGATTTGGCGACAACGGCGGTGATGCCGCGGGCGCGCAGAGCCATGGCGGCGGTTTCGCGCGAGCTGCCGCAGCCGAAGTTCTCTCCCGCCAAGATGAAATCTCCCGCCTTGGCGTTCTTGCAGAAGTCAGGCCGGTACTCGATGAAGGCGACCTTGGCCAGCTCGTTCACATCGGTCGTGATGTTGTAGCGCCCCGGGGTAATCAAGTCCGTGTTGATGTTGTCAGCGAAAAGCCAGTTCATGAAAGCATCTCCTCATTAGTACCCGAAAAGCGAAACTCAGCACCTAAAACTCGAAAACCGAAAATCGAAAATCGGAAAAATCGAAAAACGAAAACCGAAACTCGAAACTCGGCACTCACCACCCGGCACCCGGAACGTTGCTACAGGAATTCCCTGGGATCGGTAATGGTTCCGGTCAATGCCGTGGCGGCTGCTGTTGCCGGGCTGGCCAGATAGATCTTTGCCTTGGGCGAGCCCATGCGGCCTTCAAAGTTGCGGTTCGAGGTGGAAACGCAGACTTCGTTGTCGTAGAGCACCCCGCCGTGGCGCCCCAGACAAGGGCCGCAGCCAGGGGTCGTAATCATCGCGCCCATCTGGTTGAAGAACGTCAGGAGCCCGCGGTCGAGCGCCTGTTGCCAGACTTTCCGCGACGCCGGAGTGATGATGGCGCGAAGGTTCGGCTTGAGCTTTCGCCCGCGCCAAATCTGGGCGGTGATTTCCAGGTCTTCAATGCGGCAGTTGGTGCAGGAGCCGATGAAGACCTGGTTCACCTTCACCTTTTGGGCCTGGATTTCGCTCACCGGATAGACATTGTCAATGTCCGGCGGGCAAGCGATCTGCGGCGTCAGGTTGTTGACGCTGTATTTCTCGACGCGCTCGTATTTGGCATCGGGGTCGCTGCGGATGAATTCAAACTCATAGTCGCGGTCATTTTCTTTGAGGTAAGCCTTGGTGTGTGCGTCGGGAGCGACGATCGCGGTCTTGGCGCCCATCTCGGCCGACATATTGGTCAGCGTCAGCCGGGAGGGGATGTTGAATCCCTCGACCACTTCTCCGGCGTATTCGAGCACGCGATAGTTGCCGCCGTCGGGGCCCATGTCTTTGGCCACCATCAG
The sequence above is drawn from the Candidatus Acidiferrales bacterium genome and encodes:
- a CDS encoding 3-isopropylmalate dehydratase, encoding MNWLFADNINTDLITPGRYNITTDVNELAKVAFIEYRPDFCKNAKAGDFILAGENFGCGSSRETAAMALRARGITAVVAKSFARIFYRNSINLGLMLVIADTTGIEENDQLELDIKGQVIRNKTKGTTISGSIPGMMVRLYEEGGIIPYLKKHGLDALKDLEKF
- a CDS encoding aconitase/3-isopropylmalate dehydratase large subunit family protein — encoded protein: VGSTDAAIAMATGKSWFRVPATIRIEITGRLPHGCYAKDVVLMVAKDMGPDGGNYRVLEYAGEVVEGFNIPSRLTLTNMSAEMGAKTAIVAPDAHTKAYLKENDRDYEFEFIRSDPDAKYERVEKYSVNNLTPQIACPPDIDNVYPVSEIQAQKVKVNQVFIGSCTNCRIEDLEITAQIWRGRKLKPNLRAIITPASRKVWQQALDRGLLTFFNQMGAMITTPGCGPCLGRHGGVLYDNEVCVSTSNRNFEGRMGSPKAKIYLASPATAAATALTGTITDPREFL
- a CDS encoding citryl-CoA lyase, with the translated sequence MSEQHHWKTGMSHVEPNKILIRGYPVQQVMGKLSFAGAVYLLWTGNVPTAEVEKLLNAMMIGSMDHGASPPSVLAGRTVASTGAPLNAAIAAGVLAFNKYHGAAVGDSMAMIRAVVERHEKTGKSLDEVAGEYLEELKARNERAPGLGHRFHTEDPRTKTLFALARQCPIQEIYIEAMEALRRALEKQVKRPMPINIDGTMAACLCEIGFPVELGNPLFIISRVVGVTIQAWEEQQREKPMRQIHPGDFEYDGPPERNLP